The genomic DNA GGAGGCTCCGAATGGTTGGATCAAGGCGGTGATGGGATTGCGTCAGTTCAGCATGAGGGGCCTGGACAAGGTGCAAGCCGAGTGGAAGCTCGTCTGCATGGCGCTAAATCTGAGGCGAATGGCGTATCTGTGAGGGCGAAGGTTAAATGGGGCGGCTCAAATGCACCCCAGTCGTCATAACACGCCGCGCGCCGCAAGATTGGTATCCTTGGCGCCGACGCCTTGCCAATTGCAGAGAGCGCCGCCGCCATCGTCAGTGCTCTACAGAAAACCGGTCACACGGCTCTGCCGCGCAGACTCCTAGCCTAAATGTGACAGTGGTTGGTAATCCATGCCGCCCGCAAGGGCGGCGGTGGTGGGCCAATAGATGATTTTCAGAGCCTTACTGCCCGTTGACGCCCAATCCCTCGAGCGCGAGTCTAGCCGCAGCGGCGATGACGGCCTCGCTGTGCTTGTCATCCTTGTTAGGCGCCCGGGTGTAGACGGCCAACACAATAGGTGCGCGCCCAGTGGGCCAGACGACGGCATAGTCATTTGCCGTGCCATACACTCCGCAGGTTCCGGTTTTGTCTCCGACTGCCCAGTCTGCCGGCACCGCCGCGCGGATGCGGTGGTTGCCGGTCGTGTTTCCCTTTAGCCAATCAACAAACTGCTGCCGCTGCGGCGCAGCCAGTGCAGAGCCCAGTGTCAGTTTTTGTAAGCTTTCCGTCACGGCGCGCGGCGATGAGGTATCGCGCGCATCGCCTGGGATGGCGGAGTTCAGCTCCAGCTCCCAGCGGTCCAGACGGAACGTGGTATCGCCGATAGAGCGCATGAAGGCCGTCAGCCCGGCCGGGCCGCCCAACTCCTTCAGCAACAAATTGGCGGCGGCGTTATCACTGTATTGCACGGCGGCCGCGGACAGCTCCGCCACCGTCATGCCTGTTGTCAGATATTTTTCCGAGATGGGTGACCACGGAACCAGCGCATTTTTGCCGTAACGGATGGGTGTGTCCAGCAAGCCGGCCTGCTGCTGGCTGCGAGCCAGCACAGCGGCAGCAAGAAAGCCCTTGAATGAGCTGCACAGTGGGAAGCGCTCCTCAGCGCGGTAACTTACAGTTGCGCCTGAGCCGGTATCCATCGCGTACACACCGATGGAGCCGCCAAAGTCCTGTTCGAGTTTAGCGAATGGTTCCGCGACGAGGTTGGTCAGCGCGGTGGCAGAAAAGCCAGCCAGCGGCCATGAGAGACAAGACAGCAGAACTAGACGGCGATACAGTGACATCAACGATATTCCTTGTTTGAAGGTGGAGCTAGGTGTAGCGGCCGGATGTAATCAGGCCGCTACAGCTGGGATTATCACCGAGCGGCAAGCCGCTCCCTCTCCAGAGGCTGTAACGGCTGTAACTGCCCCGGATGGGCACACATCGGGTTGGTAAGTCCCTGGCACCACAACGTCCAGCGCTATTGAAAAACGAATCAGGTCGGCGTTCATGGGTCGGCCACCTCGCCTGACCTCGGCATCCACGTTACGGACGGCCTCAGGAAGTCCTGGCCAAGCCCCGACTATTGGGGCGCGAAGATAGCACCGAGGGTACGCCGGTGTCAACACCAACTGAAAACTGACCCACTTTACCCCTGAATCACCAAAGTAATACTGACCCACCTGGATCATTCGGGTTTGGAATTTTTCCTGACCACTCCCGCCTTCCTCTTGTCCTTCAAGCGGTAGCTTTCGCCGCTCAGGGTCAGGATATGGCACTGTTGCAAAGTTAGCGATGAGGCAGCCTTTTGTCTTATTCAAAGGCCTTACATTTCAAAAACTCTGCTTACCAGGCGCATTTCGCCCAGGGGATCACCATAATAAAATGCTGAGGCCTGGCCTTTGCGTAGTGCACGCATCACCTCAATACCTTTGATGGTGGCGTAAGCCGTCTTCATGGATTTAAATCCCAGCGTGGCGCCGATTATCCGTTTCAGTTTGCCATGATCGCATTCAATCACGTTGTTCCGGTACTTAATCTGTCGGTGTTCAACGTCAGACGGGCACCGGCCTTCGCGTTTGAGCAGAGCAAGCGCGCGACCATAGGCGGGCGCTTTATCCGTGTTGATGAATCGCGGGATCTGCCACTTCTTCACGTTGTTGAGGATTTTACCCAGAAACCGGTATGCAGCTTTGCTGTTACGACGGGAGGAGAGATAAAAATCGACAGTGCGGCCCCGGCTGTCGACGGCCCGGTACAGATACGCCCAGCGGCCATTGACCTTCACGTAGGTTTCATCCATGTGCCACGGGCAAAGATCGGAAGGGTTACGCCAGTACCAGCGCAGCCGTTTTTCCATTTCAGGCGCATAACGCTGAACCCAGCGGTAAATCGTGGAGTGATCGACATTCACTCCGCGTTCAGCCAGCATCTCCTGCAGCTCACGGTAACTGATGCCGTATTTGCAGTACCAGCGTACGGCCCACAGAATGATGTCACGCTGAAAATGCCGGCCTTTGAATGGGTTCATGTGCAGCTCCATCAGCAAAAGGGGATGATAAGTTTATCACCACCGACTATTTGCAACAGTGCCCAGTCCACGCCTCAGAACTTGTGGGCTCGCTTTTAAAAAGTTCCCGTCCGTCAGGGCTGGCGCAGGCGATTATGGAGGTGGGACGGGTCAACAAGACGCTGTACCTCCTCAACTACATTGATGATGAAGAATATCGTCGCAGGATACTGACTCAGCTTAACCGGGGAGAAGGCCGTCACGCCGTGGCAAGGGCGATCTGTTACGGCCAACGTGGTGAGATTAGAAAACGTTACCGTGAGGGGCAGGAGGATCAACTGGGTGCGCTGGGGCTTGTCACTAACGCAGTTGTATTGTGGAACACGCTTTATATGCAGGAAGCGCTATCACATTTGCGCAGCGCTGGTGAGATCCCGGAAGACGAGCATATCTCACGCCTGTCGCCACTGATGTACGGTCATATCAACATGCTGGGACATTATACGTTCACGCTGCCGGAAAATATTCTGAAGGGAGAGTTGAGGCCATTAAATTTCAATTCAAACAATGAATTATTGCCTTAACGTGGTTTTTTACACGATTGAACCTCGAACCCCTATATCGGCTAAAGCACTCCGGTAGCTTGATTCACCCCACGGCCACGGCAGGATCTTGGCCGTCGCAAGCGCCAGGGGAAAATCTTCAGCTGCAAGCCTGAGTGATTTCATGTGCGTGTAATCCATCGCCCAGATGATTTTTGTGAAGAAGAACTCGCGCTCGTTCATGTCCGGGCGCGCGTCCTGGCCCTCCGTGCCAACGGCCAGCAAGTAATCGGCCTGAATTGGCAGTATCAGCGCGCGTAGTAAGTCATGGATCGCCGGTTGCGGCAGTCTGCGCGCCAGATTAATTACCCGGTCGAACTTCAGTTTATCCTGCTTGCGCTTGTCGGTCTGCTCCATCAGATTTCATGGCCCCCTTCTTCATGCTCATGCTCATGGGTGTGTTCTTTTCCGGTATGGCTCTGTTCCGCCTGAGACGTCTGCGGCATGGCGTAATCGTCGTAAATGCTGCTGTCAAAGTCGTAGTCTGATGCTTCGGCATAATGCTCGTAATCGGCATACTCCTGCGCGCTCCACTGCTGATCGTCGGCAGCAGCATAATCATGGGCCAGTTCTGCATCATTTTGCTGTGCTTCATGACGCCGCAGGCCAACGGAATCATCCATAGGGTTCTGCTTAAGATGAAAGGCGTCCTCTGCGTTGCTCACCGGCTGATAATCAGTGCCGGTTGTCATGTTATGTTCATCGGGTTTCTGGTTAAACGCCATGCTTTCCCCCGTGGCTTCTGGCAGACCTTTTTCAGCTGATCGGGTTTCTAAACTGGTATCGCGGCCAATATCCTTAAACCTGGCCTCAAGCCCAAAGAAACGGTCAATTTCTGCGGCCGTGGTTTTCGGGCTGTCGCGGCTCACGCTCGATGCCAAAGATTTTTTATCGTCGGTAAAAATTTCCACCTCATGACGCGCACGCGAAATACCAACATAAAAAACGTCCTTAGAAGTGGTAAGCGATTTGGTATCTATGTTGAACAACACGCGATCACAGGTAAGCCCCTGGGATTTGTGGACGGTGGTTGCATAAGCATAGGAAAGAT from Leclercia sp. LSNIH1 includes the following:
- a CDS encoding IS6-like element IS26 family transposase, producing the protein MNPFKGRHFQRDIILWAVRWYCKYGISYRELQEMLAERGVNVDHSTIYRWVQRYAPEMEKRLRWYWRNPSDLCPWHMDETYVKVNGRWAYLYRAVDSRGRTVDFYLSSRRNSKAAYRFLGKILNNVKKWQIPRFINTDKAPAYGRALALLKREGRCPSDVEHRQIKYRNNVIECDHGKLKRIIGATLGFKSMKTAYATIKGIEVMRALRKGQASAFYYGDPLGEMRLVSRVFEM
- a CDS encoding DUF6710 family protein, yielding MEQTDKRKQDKLKFDRVINLARRLPQPAIHDLLRALILPIQADYLLAVGTEGQDARPDMNEREFFFTKIIWAMDYTHMKSLRLAAEDFPLALATAKILPWPWGESSYRSALADIGVRGSIV
- a CDS encoding carbapenem-hydrolyzing class A beta-lactamase KPC-2 — its product is MSLYRRLVLLSCLSWPLAGFSATALTNLVAEPFAKLEQDFGGSIGVYAMDTGSGATVSYRAEERFPLCSSFKGFLAAAVLARSQQQAGLLDTPIRYGKNALVPWSPISEKYLTTGMTVAELSAAAVQYSDNAAANLLLKELGGPAGLTAFMRSIGDTTFRLDRWELELNSAIPGDARDTSSPRAVTESLQKLTLGSALAAPQRQQFVDWLKGNTTGNHRIRAAVPADWAVGDKTGTCGVYGTANDYAVVWPTGRAPIVLAVYTRAPNKDDKHSEAVIAAAARLALEGLGVNGQ